In Mustela nigripes isolate SB6536 chromosome 10, MUSNIG.SB6536, whole genome shotgun sequence, one DNA window encodes the following:
- the LOC132026241 gene encoding olfactory receptor 10J1-like, with translation MKSKNHTVVSEFILQGFSSFQEHKIILFVIFLPLYLLTLAGNVLIVTVISLTRHLHTPMYFFLSVLSISETVYTLVIVPRMLCSLTGLNQPISLAGCATQMFFFLTLAINNCFLLTAMGYDRYVAICNPLRYTVLMNKRVCALLAWGALSIGLLVAVVQISSVFRLPFCDREVAHYFCDILPVMKLSCADTTLHDIINFIISSFVIVVPMGLVFISYVLIISTILKISSAQGRKKAFTTCASHLTVVIVHYGCASIAYLKPKSENTRDQDQLISVTYTVITPLLNPVVYTLRNKEVKDALRRAISKNPLA, from the coding sequence ATGAAGAGCAAGAACCACACAGTAGTGAGTGAATTCATTCTCCAGGGGTTTTCCAGTTTCCAAGAACACAAGATCATTCTCTTTGTGATATTTCTTCCATTGTACCTTTTAACTCTGGCTGGCAATGTCCTCATTGTGACAGTTATCAGCCTCACTCGTCAcctccacacacccatgtacttcttccttagTGTGCTCTCCATCTCCGAGACCGTATACACCCTGGTCATTGTACCGCGGATGCTCTGCAGCCTTACTGGTCTTAACCAACCCATCTCCTTGGCcggctgtgccacccagatgttcTTCTTCCTCACCTTGGCCATCAACAACTGCTTTCTGCTCACGGCCATGGGGTACGACCGCTACGTGGCCATCTGCAACCCCTTGAGGTACACGGTCCTCATGAACAAGAGGGTGTGTGCCCTGCTCGCATGGGGGGCTCTCAGCATTGGGCTGCTTGTGGCCGTAGTTCAGATTTCCTCTGTATTTAGGCTGCCCTTTTGTGACAGAGAAGTGGCCCATTATTTCTGTGACATTCTCCCAGTTATGAAACTCTCCTGTGCAGATACCACTCTACATGACATCATTAATTTTATCATCAGCTCATTTGTTATTGTGGTCCCCATGGGGCTGGTCTTCATCTCCTACGTCCTCATCATCTCCACGATTCTCAAGATCAGCTCTGCCCAGGGCCGGAAGAAGGCCTTCACCACCTGCGCCTCCCACCTCACGGTGGTCATTGTCCACTACGGCTGCGCCTCCATTGCCTACCTCAAACCCAAGTCTGAGAACACCAGGGATCAGGATCAGCTGATCTCGGTGACGTACACGGTCATCACCCCCCTGCTGAACCCTGTGGTGTACACCCTGAGGAACAAGGAGGTCAAGGATGCTCTTCGCCGTGCTATCAGCAAAAATCCTCTTGCCTAG